One segment of Nothobranchius furzeri strain GRZ-AD chromosome 13, NfurGRZ-RIMD1, whole genome shotgun sequence DNA contains the following:
- the LOC139062590 gene encoding meiosis-specific nuclear structural protein 1-like isoform X1: protein MSEETFSYLCSMLRPAMQKRNTNFRACVPLRKRVAIFRMVKHYLCVDDMVDVPFEWWWTEVMVVAKELAEAMVEQKVWTEVMVAQKVRTEVMVAQKERTEVVVVAKELAEAMVEQKVWTEVMVAQKVRTEVMVEQKIRTEVMVEQKIRTEVMVAQKVWTEVMVAQKVRTEVMVEQKVWTEVMVAQKVWTEVMVAQKVRTEVMDEQKIRTEVMVEQKVRTEVMVAPKVRTEVMVAQKERTEVMVAQKERTEVMLEQKERTEVMVAQKVRTEVMVEQKEQTEVMLKQKERTEVMVEQKERTEVMVAQKVRTEVMVEQKEQTEVMMAQKERTEVMVEQKEKTEVMVEQKERTEVMMAQKVRTEVMVAQKVRTEVMVEQKERTEVMVEQKVRTEVMVAQKVRTEVMVEQKVRTEVMVEQKERTEVMVEQKVRTEVMVAQKVRTEVMVEQKVRTEVMVAQKVRTEVMVAQKERTEVMVEQKERTEVMVAQKVRTEVMVAQKEKTEVMVEQKERTEVMMAQKERTEVMVEQKVRTEVMVAQKVRTEVMVEQKVRTEVMVEQKERTEVMVEQKVRTEVMVEQKERTEVMVEQKVRTEVMVAQKVRTEVMVAQKERTEVMVEQKERTEVMVAQKVRTEVMVAQKEKTEVMVEQKERTEVMMAQKERTEVMVEQKEWTEVMVALNVLECYLRKWMVPLKRECFLLQICLKNTDQFSSVNFYFKHFTHVSLQNIIPLFFSKGVGRSIYLFVPTPKFYLLFI, encoded by the exons ATGTCAGAAGAGACCTTTTCATATCTTTGTTCCATGCTCCGTCCAgccatgcagaagaggaacaccaaCTTCAGAGCCTGCGTGCCACTCAGGAAAAGAGTTGCAATTTTTAGAATGGTCAAACACTACCTGTGTGTTGACGACATGGTAGATGTTCCTTTCGAATGGTggtggacagaggtgatggtggtggcGAAGGAACTGGCCGAGGCGATGGTGGAACAGAAGGtatggacagaggtgatggtggcacagaaggtacggacagaggtgatggtggcacagaaggaaaggacagaggtggtggtggtggcaaAGGAACTGGCCGAGGCAATGGTGGAACAGAAGGtatggacagaggtgatggtggcacagaaggtacggacagaggtgatggtggaacagaagatacggacagaggtgatggtggaacagaagatacggacagaggtgatggtggcacagaaggtatggacagaggtgatggtggcacagaaggtacggacagaggtgatggtggaacAGAAGGtatggacagaggtgatggtggcacagaaggtatggacagaggtgatggtggcacagaaggtacggacagaggtgatggACGAACAGAAGAtacggacagaggtgatggtggaacagaaggtacggacagaggtgatggttGCACCGAAGgtacggacagaggtgatggtggcacagaaggaaaggacagaggtgatggtggcacagaaggaAAGGACAGAGGTGATGTTGGAACAGAAGGaacggacagaggtgatggtggcacagaaggtacggacagaggtgatggtggaacAGAAGGAACAGACAGAGGTGATGTTGAAACAGAAGGaacggacagaggtgatggtggaacAGAAGGaacggacagaggtgatggtggcacagaaggtacggacagaggtgatggtggaacAGAAGGAACAGACAGAGGTGATGATGGCACAGAAGGAaaggacagaggtgatggtggaacAGAAGGAAaagacagaggtgatggtggaacAGAAGGAACGGACAGAGGTGATGATGGCACAGAAGgtacggacagaggtgatggtggcacagaaggtacggacagaggtgatggtggaacAGAAGGaacggacagaggtgatggtggaacagaaggtacggacagaggtgatggtggcacagaaggtacggacagaggtgatggtggaacagaaggtacggacagaggtgatggtggaacAGAAGGaacggacagaggtgatggtggaacagaaggtacggacagaggtgatggtggcacagaaggtacggacagaggtgatggtggaacagaaggtacggacagaggtgatggtggcacagaaggtacggacagaggtgatggtggcacagaaggaaaggacagaggtgatggtggaacAGAAGGaacggacagaggtgatggtggcacagaaggtacggacagaggtgatggtggcacagaaggaaaagacagaggtgatggtggaacAGAAAGAACGGACAGAGGTGATGATGGCACAGAAGGAACgaacagaggtgatggtggaacagaaggtacggacagaggtgatggtggcacagaaggtacggacagaggtgatggtggaacagaaggtacggacagaggtgatggtggaacAGAAGGAACGGACAGAG gtgatggtggaacagaaggtacggacagaggtgatggtggaacAGAAGGaacggacagaggtgatggtggaacagaaggtacggacagaggtgatggtggcacagaaggtacggacagaggtgatggtggcacagaaggaaaggacagaggtgatggtggaacAGAAGGaacggacagaggtgatggtggcacagaaggtacggacagaggtgatggtggcacagaaggaaaagacagaggtgatggtggaacAGAAAGAACGGACAGAGGTGATGATGGCACAGAAGGAACgaacagaggtgatggtggaacagaaggaatggacagaggtgatggtggcattGAATGTCCTGGAGTGCTACTTGAGGAAGTGGATGGTTCCTCTGAAGAGGGAGTGTTTTCTGCTTCAGATATGTCTGAAAAACACagatcagttcagttcagttaatttttatttcaaacatttcacacatgtatcattacaaaatataattccattatttttttcaaaaggagtaggcagaagtatttacttatttgtccctacccccaagttttacctcttattcatttaa
- the LOC139062590 gene encoding uncharacterized abhydrolase domain-containing protein DDB_G0269086-like isoform X4: MSEETFSYLCSMLRPAMQKRNTNFRACVPLRKRVAIFRMVKHYLCVDDMVDVPFEWWWTEVMVVAKELAEAMVEQKVWTEVMVAQKVRTEVMVEQKIRTEVMVAQKVWTEVMVAQKVRTEVMVEQKVWTEVMVAQKVWTEVMVAQKVRTEVMDEQKIRTEVMVEQKVRTEVMVAPKVRTEVMVAQKERTEVMVAQKERTEVMLEQKERTEVMVAQKVRTEVMVEQKEQTEVMLKQKERTEVMVEQKERTEVMVAQKVRTEVMVEQKEQTEVMMAQKERTEVMVEQKEKTEVMVEQKERTEVMMAQKVRTEVMVAQKVRTEVMVEQKERTEVMVEQKVRTEVMVAQKVRTEVMVEQKVRTEVMVEQKERTEVMVEQKVRTEVMVAQKVRTEVMVEQKVRTEVMVAQKVRTEVMVAQKERTEVMVEQKERTEVMVAQKVRTEVMVAQKEKTEVMVEQKERTEVMMAQKERTEVMVEQKVRTEVMVAQKVRTEVMVEQKVRTEVMVEQKERTEVMMAQKVRTEVMVAQKVRTEVMVEQKVRTEVMVEQKERTEVMVEQKVRTEVMVAQKVRTEVMVAQKERTEVMVEQKERTEVMVAQKVRTEVMVAQKEKTEVMVEQKERTEVMMAQKERTEVMVEQKEWTEVMVALNVLECYLRKWMVPLKRECFLLQICLKNTDQFSSVNFYFKHFTHVSLQNIIPLFFSKGVGRSIYLFVPTPKFYLLFI; the protein is encoded by the exons ATGTCAGAAGAGACCTTTTCATATCTTTGTTCCATGCTCCGTCCAgccatgcagaagaggaacaccaaCTTCAGAGCCTGCGTGCCACTCAGGAAAAGAGTTGCAATTTTTAGAATGGTCAAACACTACCTGTGTGTTGACGACATGGTAGATGTTCCTTTCGAATGGTggtggacagaggtgatggtggtggcGAAGGAACTGGCCGAGGCGATGGTGGAACAGAAGGtatggacagaggtgatggtggcacagaaggtacggacagag gtgatggtggaacagaagatacggacagaggtgatggtggcacagaaggtatggacagaggtgatggtggcacagaaggtacggacagaggtgatggtggaacAGAAGGtatggacagaggtgatggtggcacagaaggtatggacagaggtgatggtggcacagaaggtacggacagaggtgatggACGAACAGAAGAtacggacagaggtgatggtggaacagaaggtacggacagaggtgatggttGCACCGAAGgtacggacagaggtgatggtggcacagaaggaaaggacagaggtgatggtggcacagaaggaAAGGACAGAGGTGATGTTGGAACAGAAGGaacggacagaggtgatggtggcacagaaggtacggacagaggtgatggtggaacAGAAGGAACAGACAGAGGTGATGTTGAAACAGAAGGaacggacagaggtgatggtggaacAGAAGGaacggacagaggtgatggtggcacagaaggtacggacagaggtgatggtggaacAGAAGGAACAGACAGAGGTGATGATGGCACAGAAGGAaaggacagaggtgatggtggaacAGAAGGAAaagacagaggtgatggtggaacAGAAGGAACGGACAGAGGTGATGATGGCACAGAAGgtacggacagaggtgatggtggcacagaaggtacggacagaggtgatggtggaacAGAAGGaacggacagaggtgatggtggaacagaaggtacggacagaggtgatggtggcacagaaggtacggacagaggtgatggtggaacagaaggtacggacagaggtgatggtggaacAGAAGGaacggacagaggtgatggtggaacagaaggtacggacagaggtgatggtggcacagaaggtacggacagaggtgatggtggaacagaaggtacggacagaggtgatggtggcacagaaggtacggacagaggtgatggtggcacagaaggaaaggacagaggtgatggtggaacAGAAGGaacggacagaggtgatggtggcacagaaggtacggacagaggtgatggtggcacagaaggaaaagacagaggtgatggtggaacAGAAAGAACGGACAGAGGTGATGATGGCACAGAAGGAACgaacagaggtgatggtggaacagaaggtacggacagaggtgatggtggcacagaaggtacggacagaggtgatggtggaacagaaggtacggacagaggtgatggtggaacAGAAGGAACGGACAGAGGTGATGATGGCACAGAAGgtacggacagaggtgatggtggcacagaaggtacggacagaggtgatggtggaacagaaggtacggacagaggtgatggtggaacAGAAGGaacggacagaggtgatggtggaacagaaggtacggacagaggtgatggtggcacagaaggtacggacagaggtgatggtggcacagaaggaaaggacagaggtgatggtggaacAGAAGGaacggacagaggtgatggtggcacagaaggtacggacagaggtgatggtggcacagaaggaaaagacagaggtgatggtggaacAGAAAGAACGGACAGAGGTGATGATGGCACAGAAGGAACgaacagaggtgatggtggaacagaaggaatggacagaggtgatggtggcattGAATGTCCTGGAGTGCTACTTGAGGAAGTGGATGGTTCCTCTGAAGAGGGAGTGTTTTCTGCTTCAGATATGTCTGAAAAACACagatcagttcagttcagttaatttttatttcaaacatttcacacatgtatcattacaaaatataattccattatttttttcaaaaggagtaggcagaagtatttacttatttgtccctacccccaagttttacctcttattcatttaa
- the LOC139062590 gene encoding meiosis-specific nuclear structural protein 1-like isoform X3, which translates to MSEETFSYLCSMLRPAMQKRNTNFRACVPLRKRVAIFRMVKHYLCVDDMVDVPFEWWWTEVMVVAKELAEAMVEQKVWTEVMVAQKVRTEVMVAQKERTEVVVVAKELAEAMVEQKVWTEVMVAQKVRTEVMVEQKIRTEVMVEQKIRTEVMVAQKVWTEVMVAQKVRTEVMVEQKVWTEVMVAQKVWTEVMVAQKVRTEVMDEQKIRTEVMVEQKVRTEVMVAPKVRTEVMVAQKERTEVMVAQKERTEVMLEQKERTEVMVAQKVRTEVMVEQKEQTEVMLKQKERTEVMVEQKERTEVMVAQKVRTEVMVEQKEQTEVMMAQKERTEVMVEQKEKTEVMVEQKERTEVMMAQKVRTEVMVAQKVRTEVMVEQKERTEVMVEQKVRTEVMVAQKVRTEVMVEQKVRTEVMVEQKERTEVMVEQKVRTEVMVAQKVRTEVMVEQKVRTEVMVAQKVRTEVMVAQKERTEVMVEQKERTEVMVAQKVRTEVMVEQKVRTEVMVAQKVRTEVMVEQKVRTEVMVEQKERTEVMMAQKVRTEVMVAQKVRTEVMVEQKVRTEVMVEQKERTEVMVEQKVRTEVMVAQKVRTEVMVAQKERTEVMVEQKERTEVMVAQKVRTEVMVAQKEKTEVMVEQKERTEVMMAQKERTEVMVEQKEWTEVMVALNVLECYLRKWMVPLKRECFLLQICLKNTDQFSSVNFYFKHFTHVSLQNIIPLFFSKGVGRSIYLFVPTPKFYLLFI; encoded by the exons ATGTCAGAAGAGACCTTTTCATATCTTTGTTCCATGCTCCGTCCAgccatgcagaagaggaacaccaaCTTCAGAGCCTGCGTGCCACTCAGGAAAAGAGTTGCAATTTTTAGAATGGTCAAACACTACCTGTGTGTTGACGACATGGTAGATGTTCCTTTCGAATGGTggtggacagaggtgatggtggtggcGAAGGAACTGGCCGAGGCGATGGTGGAACAGAAGGtatggacagaggtgatggtggcacagaaggtacggacagaggtgatggtggcacagaaggaaaggacagaggtggtggtggtggcaaAGGAACTGGCCGAGGCAATGGTGGAACAGAAGGtatggacagaggtgatggtggcacagaaggtacggacagaggtgatggtggaacagaagatacggacagaggtgatggtggaacagaagatacggacagaggtgatggtggcacagaaggtatggacagaggtgatggtggcacagaaggtacggacagaggtgatggtggaacAGAAGGtatggacagaggtgatggtggcacagaaggtatggacagaggtgatggtggcacagaaggtacggacagaggtgatggACGAACAGAAGAtacggacagaggtgatggtggaacagaaggtacggacagaggtgatggttGCACCGAAGgtacggacagaggtgatggtggcacagaaggaaaggacagaggtgatggtggcacagaaggaAAGGACAGAGGTGATGTTGGAACAGAAGGaacggacagaggtgatggtggcacagaaggtacggacagaggtgatggtggaacAGAAGGAACAGACAGAGGTGATGTTGAAACAGAAGGaacggacagaggtgatggtggaacAGAAGGaacggacagaggtgatggtggcacagaaggtacggacagaggtgatggtggaacAGAAGGAACAGACAGAGGTGATGATGGCACAGAAGGAaaggacagaggtgatggtggaacAGAAGGAAaagacagaggtgatggtggaacAGAAGGAACGGACAGAGGTGATGATGGCACAGAAGgtacggacagaggtgatggtggcacagaaggtacggacagaggtgatggtggaacAGAAGGaacggacagaggtgatggtggaacagaaggtacggacagaggtgatggtggcacagaaggtacggacagaggtgatggtggaacagaaggtacggacagaggtgatggtggaacAGAAGGaacggacagaggtgatggtggaacagaaggtacggacagaggtgatggtggcacagaaggtacggacagaggtgatggtggaacagaaggtacggacagaggtgatggtggcacagaaggtacggacagaggtgatggtggcacagaaggaaaggacagaggtgatggtggaacAGAAGGaacggacagaggtgatggtggcacagaaggtacggacagag gtgatggtggaacagaaggtacggacagaggtgatggtggcacagaaggtacggacagaggtgatggtggaacagaaggtacggacagaggtgatggtggaacAGAAGGAACGGACAGAGGTGATGATGGCACAGAAGgtacggacagaggtgatggtggcacagaaggtacggacagaggtgatggtggaacagaaggtacggacagaggtgatggtggaacAGAAGGaacggacagaggtgatggtggaacagaaggtacggacagaggtgatggtggcacagaaggtacggacagaggtgatggtggcacagaaggaaaggacagaggtgatggtggaacAGAAGGaacggacagaggtgatggtggcacagaaggtacggacagaggtgatggtggcacagaaggaaaagacagaggtgatggtggaacAGAAAGAACGGACAGAGGTGATGATGGCACAGAAGGAACgaacagaggtgatggtggaacagaaggaatggacagaggtgatggtggcattGAATGTCCTGGAGTGCTACTTGAGGAAGTGGATGGTTCCTCTGAAGAGGGAGTGTTTTCTGCTTCAGATATGTCTGAAAAACACagatcagttcagttcagttaatttttatttcaaacatttcacacatgtatcattacaaaatataattccattatttttttcaaaaggagtaggcagaagtatttacttatttgtccctacccccaagttttacctcttattcatttaa
- the LOC139062590 gene encoding uncharacterized abhydrolase domain-containing protein DDB_G0269086-like isoform X2, which produces MSEETFSYLCSMLRPAMQKRNTNFRACVPLRKRVAIFRMVKHYLCVDDMVDVPFEWWWTEVMVVAKELAEAMVEQKVWTEVMVAQKVRTEVMVAQKERTEVVVVAKELAEAMVEQKVWTEVMVAQKVRTEVMVEQKIRTEVMVEQKIRTEVMVAQKVWTEVMVAQKVRTEVMVEQKVWTEVMVAQKVWTEVMVAQKVRTEVMDEQKIRTEVMVEQKVRTEVMVAPKVRTEVMVAQKERTEVMVAQKERTEVMLEQKERTEVMVAQKVRTEVMVEQKEQTEVMLKQKERTEVMVEQKERTEVMVAQKVRTEVMVEQKEQTEVMMAQKERTEVMVEQKEKTEVMVEQKERTEVMMAQKVRTEVMVAQKVRTEVMVEQKERTEVMVEQKVRTEVMVAQKVRTEVMVEQKVRTEVMVEQKERTEVMVEQKVRTEVMVAQKVRTEVMVEQKVRTEVMVAQKVRTEVMVAQKERTEVMVEQKERTEVMVAQKVRTEVMVAQKEKTEVMVEQKVRTEVMVAQKVRTEVMVEQKVRTEVMVEQKERTEVMMAQKVRTEVMVAQKVRTEVMVEQKVRTEVMVEQKERTEVMVEQKVRTEVMVAQKVRTEVMVAQKERTEVMVEQKERTEVMVAQKVRTEVMVAQKEKTEVMVEQKERTEVMMAQKERTEVMVEQKEWTEVMVALNVLECYLRKWMVPLKRECFLLQICLKNTDQFSSVNFYFKHFTHVSLQNIIPLFFSKGVGRSIYLFVPTPKFYLLFI; this is translated from the exons ATGTCAGAAGAGACCTTTTCATATCTTTGTTCCATGCTCCGTCCAgccatgcagaagaggaacaccaaCTTCAGAGCCTGCGTGCCACTCAGGAAAAGAGTTGCAATTTTTAGAATGGTCAAACACTACCTGTGTGTTGACGACATGGTAGATGTTCCTTTCGAATGGTggtggacagaggtgatggtggtggcGAAGGAACTGGCCGAGGCGATGGTGGAACAGAAGGtatggacagaggtgatggtggcacagaaggtacggacagaggtgatggtggcacagaaggaaaggacagaggtggtggtggtggcaaAGGAACTGGCCGAGGCAATGGTGGAACAGAAGGtatggacagaggtgatggtggcacagaaggtacggacagaggtgatggtggaacagaagatacggacagaggtgatggtggaacagaagatacggacagaggtgatggtggcacagaaggtatggacagaggtgatggtggcacagaaggtacggacagaggtgatggtggaacAGAAGGtatggacagaggtgatggtggcacagaaggtatggacagaggtgatggtggcacagaaggtacggacagaggtgatggACGAACAGAAGAtacggacagaggtgatggtggaacagaaggtacggacagaggtgatggttGCACCGAAGgtacggacagaggtgatggtggcacagaaggaaaggacagaggtgatggtggcacagaaggaAAGGACAGAGGTGATGTTGGAACAGAAGGaacggacagaggtgatggtggcacagaaggtacggacagaggtgatggtggaacAGAAGGAACAGACAGAGGTGATGTTGAAACAGAAGGaacggacagaggtgatggtggaacAGAAGGaacggacagaggtgatggtggcacagaaggtacggacagaggtgatggtggaacAGAAGGAACAGACAGAGGTGATGATGGCACAGAAGGAaaggacagaggtgatggtggaacAGAAGGAAaagacagaggtgatggtggaacAGAAGGAACGGACAGAGGTGATGATGGCACAGAAGgtacggacagaggtgatggtggcacagaaggtacggacagaggtgatggtggaacAGAAGGaacggacagaggtgatggtggaacagaaggtacggacagaggtgatggtggcacagaaggtacggacagaggtgatggtggaacagaaggtacggacagaggtgatggtggaacAGAAGGaacggacagaggtgatggtggaacagaaggtacggacagaggtgatggtggcacagaaggtacggacagaggtgatggtggaacagaaggtacggacagaggtgatggtggcacagaaggtacggacagaggtgatggtggcacagaaggaaaggacagaggtgatggtggaacAGAAGGaacggacagaggtgatggtggcacagaaggtacggacagaggtgatggtggcacagaaggaaaagacagag gtgatggtggaacagaaggtacggacagaggtgatggtggcacagaaggtacggacagaggtgatggtggaacagaaggtacggacagaggtgatggtggaacAGAAGGAACGGACAGAGGTGATGATGGCACAGAAGgtacggacagaggtgatggtggcacagaaggtacggacagaggtgatggtggaacagaaggtacggacagaggtgatggtggaacAGAAGGaacggacagaggtgatggtggaacagaaggtacggacagaggtgatggtggcacagaaggtacggacagaggtgatggtggcacagaaggaaaggacagaggtgatggtggaacAGAAGGaacggacagaggtgatggtggcacagaaggtacggacagaggtgatggtggcacagaaggaaaagacagaggtgatggtggaacAGAAAGAACGGACAGAGGTGATGATGGCACAGAAGGAACgaacagaggtgatggtggaacagaaggaatggacagaggtgatggtggcattGAATGTCCTGGAGTGCTACTTGAGGAAGTGGATGGTTCCTCTGAAGAGGGAGTGTTTTCTGCTTCAGATATGTCTGAAAAACACagatcagttcagttcagttaatttttatttcaaacatttcacacatgtatcattacaaaatataattccattatttttttcaaaaggagtaggcagaagtatttacttatttgtccctacccccaagttttacctcttattcatttaa